A stretch of DNA from Brevibacillus ruminantium:
TGAAATTGGCCTGGACGCAGGCACAACTGATTTCCAACGGCCTCAATCTTGCCCTGGGCAGGCAAACGGCAGTACAGACGACAGCGGCCGGAGCCACCACCCGATTGACGATAGCCCAGCGGCTGCTCAATGTGGCAATGCGGATGAACCCGATTGGCATGGTGATTACAGCGATTGGGGTACTGGTTGGGGCTGGTGTATATCTCTACAACAACTGGGAGGCTGTAAAGAACATGGTGTCACAAGTTTGGCAGACCTTGCAGAATAATCCCATACTGGGTCTTGTTGCGGGTCCGATCGGCAGCCTGATTGCAGCCGGACTTACACTCTACAACAACTGGGACATGCTCAAGCAGGGAGCCAGTGATCTGTGTGTGAAAGTCTCCAACTGGTTTAGAGAAATGGTAAATAGCAACATTCGAGACATCAACAAATTCATCAGTATGATCAACCAGAGATTGGGCACTTCGTTCCCGCTTTTGCAGGAACTGAAGATGGACCTCTCCGTTTATCTTCGAAAGATGCAGGAAAAGAAACTCGCCAGAAACCTGGATATGGACGGCTCTCATGCCAATGGCCTCAGCTATGTCCCGTTTGACGGCTATATCGCTGAACTGCATAAGGGTGAACGCGTCCTGACCGCCGAAGAGAATCGGACCTATTCCGACGGATCTTTCTGGAAGCAGGCGGGGGATGGCCTGGGAAAAAGCACGGGCGGCAATGTGATCCATCTGTCTTATGCGCCTGTCATTCACGGTGCTCACCCTGATTCGTTCTCTTCGATTTTGCAAGAGGACAAGAAGAATCTGCTCGATTACTTGAAATCGATTGAGCATCAGGGAAGGAGGGTCTCGTTCAGTGTCTAGACAGTACGTGACGAGCCAGGGCGAGATGTGGGACGGGATAGCCAAAAAAACGCTTGGCAGCGAGTATCAGATGAACAAGCTGATCGATGCCAACCCAGCCTATCGGAATCTCGTCATTTTCCCGGCGAATATTCGCTTGTCGATTCCGGAGCCAGATGATCAGATAGTGGAGACACTCCCTCCCTGGAAGCGTGGTGGAACAGGGTGAAGGGAAGAACAGCCATGCTTCAGGTATGGTACGAGAACAAAGAGATTTCCGCTGATTTGCGGCCGCATGTCCTGGGCTGGACCTATACGGATAATTTGAGCGGGCAGGCAGATGACTTGCAGATTACGCTGGAGGATAAGCATCAGCTTTGGAGCGGCAGTTGGATGCCGGATACGGGGGCGGCGCTCCAGGCGAGCATTCTGTGTGAAAATTGGAACGAGACTGGCAAAACCGAACGCCTCCCACTGGGCAGTTTTGAAATTGATGAAGTGGAATTTGAATTTCCGCCCGCCACGGTGACAGTCAAAGCGATCTCTGTCCCGGAGACCTCTTCCCTGCGCGGAGAAAAGAAAAACCAGGCATGGGAGCAGACGAAGCTATCCGTCATTGCGAGGGACAAAGCCAGCGGTGCCGGGCTCAGTCTGCTCTTTGAGGCAGAGACAGATCCCGAGCTGGACCGGGTGGAGCAAACCGAAGAAACAGATCTGGTCTTTCTCATGCGTCTCTGCAGTGAAGCCGGGTACTGCCTGAAGGTGACCGGTACGCAAATGGCCATTTTTGAAGAGGAAAAATATGAACGATTGCCCCCGATTGCGACAATCAGCAAAGGACAGAGCCGATTGACCTCCTTTCGGGCATCCACTACGACCAGCGGTGTTTATCAAGCCTGCCGCGTGGAGTATTACAGCGCCAAAGAGAAAAAGAACTTCTCGTATACCTTTGCTCCCGCCAATGCGCCCAAAACAGGCCGAACGCTGCGCGTGAATGAGCGTGTCGCTTCCCTTGGCGAAGCACAGCGGCTGGCCAAACAAAAGCTGCGCGAGTCAAACAAAGAAGCGATGACGCTGTCCCTGACGATGGCAGGAGATACCCGTTTTGTCGCCGGCTGCACGGTGATGGTGGCGGGTTTTGGCTTTTTTGACGGCAAATACATCATCACCCAGGCGACGCACAGTCAGGGAAGCGGTTATGAAACAAGTCTGGAGCTGCGAAGATGTCTGGAGGGGTACGCATGAATCCATTTGTGAAAAACATGATACGGGTAGGCCGCGTCTCATCTGTATACCCCGAGCGAAGCACGGCACGGGTCACCTTTGAGGACCAGACAAATGTCGTCTCCCATGAGCTGGATGTCATCGGCCGGGGCTCGCTTCTGACGAAAGACTACTGGCTGCCTGTACCCGGGGAGCAGGTGCTCTGCCTGTTTCTCCCCAATGGAAACGCCCAGGGCTTTATCCTTGGAAGCTGCTTCAACAAGGAAGACAAACCGCCTGTCCGTGATGCTGGCAAGC
This window harbors:
- a CDS encoding tail protein X, which produces MSRQYVTSQGEMWDGIAKKTLGSEYQMNKLIDANPAYRNLVIFPANIRLSIPEPDDQIVETLPPWKRGGTG
- a CDS encoding phage late control D family protein codes for the protein MLQVWYENKEISADLRPHVLGWTYTDNLSGQADDLQITLEDKHQLWSGSWMPDTGAALQASILCENWNETGKTERLPLGSFEIDEVEFEFPPATVTVKAISVPETSSLRGEKKNQAWEQTKLSVIARDKASGAGLSLLFEAETDPELDRVEQTEETDLVFLMRLCSEAGYCLKVTGTQMAIFEEEKYERLPPIATISKGQSRLTSFRASTTTSGVYQACRVEYYSAKEKKNFSYTFAPANAPKTGRTLRVNERVASLGEAQRLAKQKLRESNKEAMTLSLTMAGDTRFVAGCTVMVAGFGFFDGKYIITQATHSQGSGYETSLELRRCLEGYA
- a CDS encoding phage baseplate assembly protein V, producing the protein MNPFVKNMIRVGRVSSVYPERSTARVTFEDQTNVVSHELDVIGRGSLLTKDYWLPVPGEQVLCLFLPNGNAQGFILGSCFNKEDKPPVRDAGKRHLRFADGAWIEYDQKTHTLTIDLEKPDGIVVLNGRLIVNEPHKGGA